The Cloacibacillus sp. genomic interval GCGCGGCTTGAGCCGCTTGTTAAGATAGCGAACGACCGCGACCTGTGGCTCGGCCAGATGCCGGAGAGCCGTCTATGGCAGGCGCTCGTTACGATGTGCGGCCAGTGGGGGATGCTGGCCAGGCTCATTGACGACCCGGCAGGCGAGCTGACGCAGGCGGAGACGGAGGCCGCGTCGGCCTTCACGGAGCGTCAGGAGGCGCGTTTTGCGGAGGCCAAGGGGCGCGTCTGGCGCGTCGGAAACGAACTTGCCTTCCTCTGCGACGGCGTGTTGGAATTTGGCGACGTCTCGGATTTCTGCGGCCTCTTGCTTGACCGCGAGGAAAACCCGCCGCTTGTGACGGCGGTCGCCGCGAGGCGCTTCAACGGAGACTGGGCCGTCTCCATGCGCAGCCGCGACGGGCTTGCGGGGCGCGTGCTCGCGCTTTTGAAGGACGGCAAAAAAATTCGCGGCGGCGGCCACGGAGACGCCTCCGCGCTATATTTCCCAAGAAATTACACGCAGGAGGAGATGCGCGACTCCATTACGGCCGCTATCCGCGTTGAAAAAGAACGCGGCCGCGAGGCGAAGGTGACGCTGGGCGACCTCTTCAAGGGGCTTGCATGAGCCGACCTGATTCGCTTGCCGTCATATACGCCTCTGAGGGCACGGGACACAAGACCGCGGCGCTTGCGCTATGCGAGGCCTACGTTGCGGCAAACCCAGACGGACGCGTCATCTGCTGCGACATCCTTGACTTCATAGCGCCGTGGATGAAATACATCGTCTCCGAAGGCTACGTCGCAATGGCGCGCCGCGCTCCATGGATGTGGGGCGCCTTCTACTGGGGCTCAGACAGGCACGGAATGCAGGCGGGCGCCTTTGAATGGGTGCACGGCCTGCTCTGCCGCATGTATCTGCCGCGGCTTAAAAGGCTCATCGAGGCAAACGAAGCGCGGGCGGTCGTCTTCACGCACTATTTCGGCGCGGCTCCGCTCGCTTCGTCGCTTGCGGGACGCGTTCCCGTATTTTACGCGGACACCGACTTTGAAAGCCACCGTTTCCAGCGCCGGCGCGAATTTGCGTGGAACTTCACCGCAAGTGAACGCGCCGCGGAGCAGCGCAGAGCCGACGGGATATTCGACGTAAGCGTCACCGGCGTGCCTATTGCCGGGAAATTTGCACGCCTGCCAAGCCGCGAAGAGGCCAGGGCTCGCCTCGGCGTAGA includes:
- a CDS encoding phosphohydrolase, coding for MEKPLLHIISHTDLDGVAAAALAWHVHHKNRLVKVSLTGYGDVDALILETIAAGQEPLVLDLFCQREQTIDEIDKIQDGFAQPFLFDHHKSTFERYGNRKWAVIDTNYCGALVYWRWLSQNAKDDATRAQLARLEPLVKIANDRDLWLGQMPESRLWQALVTMCGQWGMLARLIDDPAGELTQAETEAASAFTERQEARFAEAKGRVWRVGNELAFLCDGVLEFGDVSDFCGLLLDREENPPLVTAVAARRFNGDWAVSMRSRDGLAGRVLALLKDGKKIRGGGHGDASALYFPRNYTQEEMRDSITAAIRVEKERGREAKVTLGDLFKGLA
- a CDS encoding glycosyltransferase — translated: MSRPDSLAVIYASEGTGHKTAALALCEAYVAANPDGRVICCDILDFIAPWMKYIVSEGYVAMARRAPWMWGAFYWGSDRHGMQAGAFEWVHGLLCRMYLPRLKRLIEANEARAVVFTHYFGAAPLASSLAGRVPVFYADTDFESHRFQRRREFAWNFTASERAAEQRRADGIFDVSVTGVPIAGKFARLPSREEARARLGVDGAQRVILVSGGGIGAGSVEAAAKSLAAKTEWLTVVICGNNKKLYTRMKSFYRYKENMRIEGFVGNMEDYYAASDAAVMKPGGLSTSEALAAGLPMLLIDPVPGQEELNLAYLTTNGAAEYLVRPGRAAEAASRIFADGTDEKMREAAFTLAKPNAAAEIIREVCAKLG